The sequence ATCTGCCAAGATCGTAAGAGAACTCCTGGGATATGAGGGGTTCTTGTCCTCATGCAGATTTTTAGATGATAAAACACTGATTACTGGATCAGGAGATATGAAAATGTAATGATAacatttgaaaaaacaaatctcATTTAATAAGAGTATGGCCATACTTTTGAACAAAgttcatagaaaaaaaaatacgggcccttttttttcctggaaattATGCCATTACCCCATAGTTATTTATCATTAGAAAATAACAATTagaattttaaataacaaaatgtCCTTCAATGAAcattagaattaattaattcggtGATATTCAGTTGCATGTGGGACTTGGAGTCTGGCAAAAAAAACGTTGACTTTCCCGCTCACGCTGGTGATGTTGTCAGTATCAGTCTGAATCCCGATGGCCAGACCTACGTTACTGGATCTGTTGATAAAACGTGCAAACTCTGGGATTTCAGGGAAGAAAGAGCTAGACAAACCTTTTTCGGTCACGAGGCCGATGTCAATTCCGTATGCGTAAGTCGagacaatgaaattttattacacTTTGCAACACAaactttctctttctctcattttGTGACAGTGTCACCCATCGGGACAAGGTTTCGTCACCGCGTCTGAGGATAAGacggcccgcatttgggactTAAGATCTGATCAACAGTTGGCAACATTTAAACCACCTAATTCTAATCCCGGATTTACTTCGTGCGGACTATCATTGAGTGGAAGATTCATATTTTGCGGGAGTGATGACAATTCTATTCATATATGGGATACACTGAAGATTCAGCATAATGGTAATTGGGCATATTTAAATCAATACAGTATTATAATAAATACAAATAAGAGATGATCGAGTTGTGTGGGGAGAGGGGAGGAGGCAGAGAATAAAATGTAAAGGCTCAAAAGGGTGTACAtcggaaaataaataacttaTTGTAATACTCCAATAGTTTAGATTACTTCCATTCGTTTCCAGGTACAATGAATGGCCATGAAAACAGGGTGACTTCTCTAAGTGTCGCGCCCAGTGGAATGGCAGTGGCCAGCTGCTCTTGGGACAACTTTGTTCGGATCTGggtttaattgtaaaaaatgaaacaccGTGTCaagtaaaaatcaaaatgtttcaaaattatgtaaaatgtGAATAAAATGGGTCCTCTTTCTCTCAGAATTCACGTTACCCCAGCCGCAATATTTCCATAAAGTTATGTTTAAAAATTGTATAATTGAATaccaaattcattaattttacattGAGGATTTACAGGCATGAAACGTTCTAATTACATCTCTAATTCTTTTACTATAATGGTTCAAACAAAATGattctttaattaaaaaatcattgccatacaattaatataatttttttattctcaccaTTCGCACATCACCCCCTCCAATCCTACATAAACAATTCAGCTCGACCCCTTCAATTACGttatcattatttataaataaatacatacTCATTTCCATAATAATGTGAGGTAAATAAATACAGTAATCAATATGAAGTCTAAAATAATTCCTAGAGCCTGAAGTTTCGTTACACACATAACCTCTTTAATTTTCTATAATTCCTCAACTTGATCTCTTATCAAATAAAAGCAATTTTACCCCTAAGTACTGACAAATTACTGAACAAATGTATTAACTGAGTAATTGTCAATATCTATTCGACTTCTTCAGGCACGTGGCATAGTACAATTTCTACATCTAGCGGTGCAGCTGACTactcaattatcaatttaatgaCTTTAGATGACTacaattcatttgaaattcaatctaTCCGATGATTGTTTCAACTAAATCCTTAAGTGCAAGTGGATGGTTATTTTTCTGGTCGTAATGTGGTTCAATGGATCACATTCATTACTTTAAGTGTTATTTATAAATGATAAACATCATCACATTTTGCTTATTAACcaactgaaataaaatagtCGCCAGTTTATTGAGTATCAGTATATGTTCTCCATGCATCACgatttgtcaattaaaaaaatgaacaaataaataaataggatGACTAGAATTCATATTAATGACTTGATAAAGAATTGTATAAACTCCCTCTTAGATACCCTTTGCcgaaagagaaaaaacaatcaagaaataagaaaatatctctcaaggcataaaaaatattaaaaatgcaTCACGGTGGGTTTAGCAATATTCTTATTGTTAAATAATGAGCATACGCTGCAATAAAATATCACAGAAAAATGtgtataaatttaattgataggTAGACATTAGACATTTTATGTACAGCATTTATAAATATCATTAATTCAGTAGTGAAACTAATTCATGatcttaatatattttttttaaaacaacgATTTTTCCAAACTGCGGTGCaatttttgttgatatttaAAGAGTAAAGCACATTTAAATTTCTtcgaaataaatattaaataatcccTCAGTTAAATACGAAAgcaataatagaaaaattccattttcactCGCAGTTTAATATAGAAATAtatattgaatttatatttgtAGTTAGTCGTCCACTTGAATTTATCACTTAGAATGAATTATCTAGACGTGACTTAAgcaatcagaaaatttttaatattttgctGCTAGACGTGAATTACCGTACATTTAGACTATCCGGGGTTGATTAAAATTCACTGAGGTGTATCAGAAGTGCAACAATTACCGTCGCCCCTGCCTCTTTTGTCGCCCACTCGGTAGATTCTATGCCATCGATACTATCTTTTCCAGAGCCAATTGTATATGATCCAGGCCGTACCAGAAGTTGAAATGCCGTAGAGGCATTGAGTTTCTTGTTAGATTGGGTGTCTATATATCTGCAATGATGAGACATAATAATGAACATAAGcttttaatattattaaaaagttggctaaaatgataaaattgtacGGTTTGTACCAAATAAAATGATTTctatttcgaaaaataaatcatttttgaaTGTGGGGATAAAAACTTACGGATATTTTCGACTGCATTCGTCGGAAGTTACGTATTTTATGCGGGGAGAAAAGATCACCTGGGGATTCTGACCTTCACTGTTGATAATCGTCATTAGATTACTTGTGTCCAATTGCTCAACTGTTAGCAATTCTCCTCTGTCAAGAATCCATCTAATGGCATTCAATCGAATTCCATAGAAGGCCACATGCCATTTATCAGTTGTACTCTGTGGTATCTGATTAGCGTTAATGCTCTGTTTCAATGGAAACTTGACCCATCCAATAGGAATAGCAAATTCGGCAGGTGGTTCGCCCTTCTTGCATATGAGACTATCGCTATCAATCTTATAGCACCCACTGCAATAGCAAACAACCTCATCGAgtgagaaaaattcatcaggCAGTACTAGTGATTTCTTCAGTCTTCCACAAGCCTTGAGGTACTCGCACTGCTTTGCCGATGTAATAATAACCGCAGAATTAATATGCGGTATGGACGGTGAACTGAAAATTCTACTAGGGGTTACAGAAGGTTGTGGGCTCTGTGGTATACTAATTTGATTGGGTGTAATGGCACTGTTGCTCTTTGACATTTGCCCCTGTGGCTGCTCTTGCCCATTAACCGTTGCATTAGAAACACTAGATGTAGCAGCAAGATTATTACACGTGGAATTATCCTGACAGTTATCATGTCCTATGATATTACTTATTTGATTATTAGAGGCAATACTCTCATTGACCGCATTATTGGCATTTGTCGATTGAATCGCGGTACTAAGGCTTGACATATTACTTGAACTAGCAGCTGATCCATTTCTGATATTAATGTTCGTTGCATTATTTAATTCTACATTTGTACAATCACTCTTCAAGCTCGATGCATTAGAGTCAATTGCAGCCTCAGCATTCTCCATCTCATTATTAGATATATTGTTACTGTCATTAGAAACTTCCAAATTATTCTTCATATTAGAAGAGTGAAGCAGGGCATCCTCACGCGTCTCATTATTTGTTTCCGAGCCTATATCAGAATTATTACTATCCGAGTGAATACTGCTCGTCAATGACTTCCCAACATCTCCATTGATGTGATAATTATTGCTGTTGGATGAGTTTCCACTCATTTCAGCCTCACTAGTATTTCTACATGTttcatcgtaatttttc comes from Diachasmimorpha longicaudata isolate KC_UGA_2023 chromosome 12, iyDiaLong2, whole genome shotgun sequence and encodes:
- the LOC135168028 gene encoding guanine nucleotide-binding protein subunit beta-2; amino-acid sequence: MGKDDPETTALKKELDDLIKKCQEDQKKQQDTTLDEACNSVADAPKVKLSTKKLLKGHINKVNSVHYSGDSRHCVTGSLDGKLIIWDSWTGNKVQVIPLRSAWVMSVAFSPSGNFVACGGMDNMCTVYDVNNRDSTGSAKIVRELLGYEGFLSSCRFLDDKTLITGSGDMKICMWDLESGKKNVDFPAHAGDVVSISLNPDGQTYVTGSVDKTCKLWDFREERARQTFFGHEADVNSVCCHPSGQGFVTASEDKTARIWDLRSDQQLATFKPPNSNPGFTSCGLSLSGRFIFCGSDDNSIHIWDTLKIQHNGTMNGHENRVTSLSVAPSGMAVASCSWDNFVRIWV